Below is a window of Musa acuminata AAA Group cultivar baxijiao chromosome BXJ3-11, Cavendish_Baxijiao_AAA, whole genome shotgun sequence DNA.
gacatatttgaaataaaatatatcttgtcgtaaatgcttgaatgttttgcgaatgcttgaaatataattgaaatCATCAAATACATCGTAACACATCGCAAATAATTAAAACATAttaaaatgtatttcatatgcattatagatacttgaaatgtttcatggatgataattgtctatcattataataaggtatcatgagcttaacttgctatttacaatcgatATCATACCTTATAATGATGATTTGTTATCTtatatcaagaattgtcatcttgctaaatttcatatttgaaactcgtatcatacttgaaaatgatgattgtctatcattattagacttgaaaatgaatgtcaagcctttacgttattttttattaattaatacgtgatatcaaattttgaattggtaaatcatgataagtatcatgatgtgcatgtttgaTAAGTTTAagtgaatataacttatcagtttgaagcatgaattcaaaggccttaaattcaagagtatcttttctcaagtatggcatatagataggaggagttaaggttaactccgtcatcaattgattgtcatcatcaaaaagggggagatttttgaatctcagattttgatgatgaaatcaattggtaaagtgtttgatctaatctacatgTTAAGATAAGTATGCAGATTAACTgcaatagcagtaaggcataaagcagatgttgggccggagtcaattaTCGGACGATATatcgaagattcggatgatgtgcaggaagtttaccgaaagctcatcgagagttcgacgggagctcaccgagaattctttggaagattgtcgaGAGTTCCTcgggagttcgtcgagagttcatcgggagttcgctagaagttcaccggaaatttGCCGAGAAGTTTGTCAGAAGATCACCgaaagaacaatcgacataccAGACATAGATTGtttgtttaaatgtcttaattatcgtagttagaccttaagttgagttaagattgagaggtaatctcactaactcagttaggggccaattgggcccttaacaaggctaaaCTGGGccggttgaacagcccattcagcacctgaagtcatggtcgatggtggcaccacctggtgactcaatctcccaagtggtctgggcgatggtaccgtcgacaATTAAAgcagccaagcggtggtaccgctagagctcagtcttcgagctctgtcaagtggtcgtaccgcccagactgagtggtggtacattCCAATGTTAGTCTgcaggtagtagtaccacccaataatagcggtggtaccgttactACGCCAAAatctggggatgtgacacttttttgctccaattcaaaagtcattggggcctataaataccctacccttttctgcatgaaagggcaacaaaagtgtgaacaatatcttaaaATCTTaggatgttaaaagtattgtaagagtggagtcctccttcctttctagtgttgtgatcattcaagagatgtgtgaggcttgtaagggttatctcttaaacccatgaaaaggaagaccattagtggttgcctattgaaggaagactattagtggatgtcagtgacctcgtcggaagaggaatcagaagtggatataggtcacaaagaccgaacaactataaattctagtttgcatttctattattgtcatttacttactttgtaattgcttcatttcctccttacttggctttcattACCCTTACGAATAAACACACTATCAAGCTATCTTCTAATATTGGTTTTTGTTTAACGTACTAAGATTTTAAAACTGACGCTTTTatccactgcattaattcaccccacaccccccccccctcccctcccagtgctgactcgatcctaacaatgctaGCATAGAGCAACAACAGGGGGAAGACGGCCATCATTCACCATGGAAGTGCTAGAGTTACAGTAGGGAAGAAGGCGACGACAAAGGAGAGAAGGTTCTCAGCATCAGCTCGATGGAATAGGAGGAGGTGCATCGAGATAGAGGAGAGAGGGTTCTCGGTGTCGGCTCAGTGGAACAAGAGGAGGATACTGTGGCAATAGAGATGCTAGCGTAGAGCAATAGTAGGGGAATACAACCATAGGGAAGAAAGCGACGATAAAGGAGAGAAGGTTCTCAGCGTTAGCTCGGTAGAATAGGAGGAGGATACCATGGTAGCAATGATAGCTACGAGATCAAGGAGTAGGCCTAGGGGCAAGCAACGCATGGGAGCCGAGGGAAGAGGGGTGCGTAGCAGCTTCGGCAGCGTGTGCGAAATGCAAGGAAGATTGGAGTGGATTATGTAATGGAGGAGATTACGAGGGAAGATTTCCCTTaatagttgggaaaatcttagcTGCTATAAAGAGAAATCATAATTATTATCAATAACCTACAACAAATCATAGTAAATCGGGAGGGACCAATACCCATATTGCTATGCCATAAAATCTAAAGGCATCCAAGCCACGTGCCAAAGAATTTGAAAACTTTTTGTTCGATATAAAATGATACTTCTGGACAACAAGACCCAATTCTAAAGAATCAATCGTGATGATATATCTAAATGGCAATGGCAACACCAGGTGGTTCACGCAATGCAAAGAAATTCAATAAGATCAGAGCTGGATGGATAAATTAGAGAACAAGGTATTTATAATATGTCACCAGGTTGTAAACATTCAAAGCCCTCTTATCTCCTTTAAACGTTCATTGTGTTAAAACATATTATAGATATTAACCAATATTAtctaatattaattatatttgattCCAATTAGTTTAACATTTTTACATATCCTTCAAAATAAGTGATTCTCATATCTAAATTAAAATTtaccatatatatacatatccttGATAATTTCAACCACATTATGatcacaaaaaatttaaaaatattttaactatGTAGATATCATTataatccaaaattttcaatatcaaTATTACTTAAACATGCTTAGTCATTTTTTTTATGGATGTTAATGATACTGATATATGTGACTAATCTTAAtatttgagaatatatatatatatatatatatatatatatatatttatttatttatttatttatttatttacattaCACACACGATTGACCAGCattgtttaatatcaatattatttaatCATACTTAAAGTAGGATCAAGATCGAACACTACAATATTATGCAATTAAAATCAAAACAACAAAATCTTTGGATATAATATAATAGCAGTATGCTAATTTACGTGATCGGTTGGGGATGCATGCGTAGTTATACATGTCTTGAACTCCACGTTCTTGCGGTTAATCCAATGCGGGAAACCACCAACAACCTTCTCTATAAGACAACAGTTGCTTCATCCCGTGTTCGTTTCCTGTCTTTTGTGTTGAcgacgctcgctcgctcgctcgctcgctcgccatGCAGGCGCCCCAAGTAGGCGACTACCACGGGCCACAACCAGTTCCGCCGGTGGCCGCCGCACCCGCGGCGTCATCAAGCTTCAGAAATGACGTCTACCCCCCGGCCTTTGCTCCTTCCACCCCTCGAGCCCAGCCTCCGTTACCTGCACCGTGGTCCACCGGCCTCTTCGATTGTTGCGACGACGTCGGCAACTGTAAGCCATCCTACTTCGATTATTGCTGTCTTCCGATGTGatatccctctccctctctctactTATTGTCATTTGCGAGAACGTATGCAGGATATCTCTTCCATCCATGCTTCTTGTTACCTTTCAGAATGTATGCATgatccctttctctctctctatcgtTGCTTCTTACTGTCTGCTTTACTGCATGCAggacctctctttctctctttgtctACTACTTGATATCTACGTTTGcagggtctctctctctctctttttatctTTCATCTACTTCTTGTTATCTACCATAATGTATGCATGATTTGTCTTTCTTCTAATCTGTCAATTGTTCAGGGAGATAAATGTTCCGTATATCTCTTGCAGGCTGCGTGACTTGCTTCTGCCCATGCATCACCTTCGGTCAGATTGCGGAGATTGTCGACGGAGGATCCGTCCGTAAGTCCTTCGCCGAGAACActgtaacacacacacacacacaaatatatatatatatatcctgtcTTACCGGATAGATATGATTGGTGTGAAGCATGCGGGGCAAGCGGTGCGCTCTACGCGTTGATGTTCTGCGTCACCGGCTGCGCTTGCCTGTACTCGTGCTTCTACAGGTCGAAGATGAGAGGGCAGTTGTTCTTGGAGGAGAGCCCCTGTGCCGACTGCGCCGTCCACTGCTGCTGCGAGTCATGTGCCCTGTGCCAAGAGTACAGGGAACTCAAGATTCGTGGGTTCAACTTGCACTATTGtcagttcattttttttttctccttctgcTTCTTCTTTCTCTACTTCTTCCTCTACTTCTACTACTACTGCTACTTCTGCTTCTTCTACTTCTACTACTAGTGCTGTCCCTTTCGCAGAAGCATGATTAAATTGGCATCTAACTTTGTACGCATGATATCTGGCTGTGGTTGACATATTGCAGGGTTGTTGCATGGTAACCTGCAGGTGCAGAATGCGACCTTACCTCCGTCCGTAGAAGGTGGAATGCAGCGTTGAGAGTTGGGAGTGGACCAGTTTCCTTCTTCATTGTGTGACGTCCATGCGATAGGTTGATAGCTTCATTCATGAAATGTTGTCATTCTGGGTAGCGTGTTTCTGAACACATTGGCTATATTTGTGCTTCTGCAGTTAACCCTAAGAATTACTCGACCTAAATCTGCTTATAATAAATGTACATATTGAATATTTTTCTCTAATAGCTATAATTCATCTCACATCATTTATAAACACCAAACGTAAAAGAAAAGTTATTATCCATGGAAATTGTTACAACATAATATATATTGTTGGTTTCCTTCTAACAACTTAAGTCTTGAGATTTGTGGTAACTTAAATTTTAACCATGATATTAGAGCAGGGAATGGATTGGAAACATGAATCTGcctctttatttttcttattaatatttaaataatactTGCAAATATGCAACTTGCACATAAGTTTGTTTGGTCTCTAATCCGACTTGCACtgagagtgttaggatcaagagcactaagaggggggggtgaattagtatagcagaaaacttttgacaatttaaaacgatgttcgtataataaaagtgatttcgatatgaaagccaattcgaaaattactttaacttagattaggcgaagtgcagttaaagtaaagctatggaggcagtttgcagttaagatatagAACAAAAAGTaattgcaaaccgagatttagagtggttcggtcaatcttgacctacatccacttttggcttccgcctccgataaggtcaccgacgtccactagaggccttccttcaataggcgaaggcgaactacccttttacagtttcactccttttgacgggcttaggagacaacccttacagaattttctctcctctcttgaaagatcaaaatttggaagaaaagagggaggagaacttctagcctttacaatactttggagctctaaaatcacagagtaagatcaagctttcggtgccctttcatgcaggaaagggtggggtatatataggccccaaactggtttgaatttggagctaaaaaatgtcacctcctggatttccggggtcctggcggtactaccgcgagACTGGGCGATACGACCGCGtgacaaagctcagagaccgagctctggcaatgccaccacttgacaggggcggttgcaccacccagtctcacttggagactgagcccaaacggtgccaccgcttgactagggcggttgcaccgcctagtgacgctcggagactgagcccaagcggtgccaccgcctaacctaggcggttgcaccgcctagctttcctgggagaccatctcctaggcggtgccattgataaccctagcagtgccaccgcttggcaagaattctggtccgaatgggttgatccattcggcccaatttgggtctatcaaggtcctaattgcccccagattaagttaatgggatcacctcccgttcctaacttaatctacatactaactatgatatttcttaagacatttattgcaacttgctccggtgcgtcaatcgcttcttctggcgagcttctggtgaacatccgacaaaccttcggcgatgctccggtagacttccaacaaactcctggacttacgacgatcgacttggcgagttccgatgagcttctttggcaagctcctggacttcttggatttgttcctattgaatctcatattttgatgattaaactacttgatatatgtttatgatttaatctgcgttttgagtgacgcaggatgcctcgatcaggatgagacaattaaaacaggaaaatcatgttgggccggaggaacatgtcagaagattagacgtcgggccggtggatcggtcgacgtatcgacagaaggcttcgggctatggattcaggcatcgggccaaggagagcgaatattgcgccaaggacatcggagttgcggagacaactggccgattgggcaatagactacaagagaggacgatgcgccgaagaatcgaacgaagcgtcgagagaccaatgacatgccggacaacgtgattaatgcttaggattaattgtctcgatcgaagtttttattttacatgtgcaggattaattacgatgaatgtaagacatgtagctggagttgcgctggagttaaaactatgatcacgttgggagttcgagagttcaacggaagttcggacggtcgtcggaggttttgcgggaacaaatccgagaagtccagaagcttgctaaagaagctcatcggaactcgccaagatcaaatcgtgaagtctaggagcttgccgggagtccgcagaatggtttccgagagtttatcggaagaccgccggaagttcacgggaagctcgccggaagaagtcttgacttgcggactttgtaatagcttaagaaatgtctttaaatttgtagttagcacgttaattagggttaggattaggtgttaatcttataacccggttaggggccaattgggcccgaattcggactggtttgggccaagtttggagcccaaccaatgatctgaaatagtgccaagaggtgcaaccgcccaagccaggaggtagcactgcctaggctaagtctcccagggagactgggcggtgcaaccgccccagccaggaggtgcaaccgcccaag
It encodes the following:
- the LOC103974361 gene encoding cell number regulator 2-like → MQAPQVGDYHGPQPVPPVAAAPAASSSFRNDVYPPAFAPSTPRAQPPLPAPWSTGLFDCCDDVGNCCVTCFCPCITFGQIAEIVDGGSVPCGASGALYALMFCVTGCACLYSCFYRSKMRGQLFLEESPCADCAVHCCCESCALCQEYRELKIRGFNLHYWLLHGNLQVQNATLPPSVEGGMQR